The proteins below are encoded in one region of Aquisphaera giovannonii:
- a CDS encoding RNA polymerase sigma factor encodes MTDAVVRDLQTLLDVGAMGDLPDGQLLGRFVERREGAVFEVIIRRHGPMVWGVCRRMLRDHHDAEDAFQATFLVLARRSASILPREKLGNWLYGVAYRTARKARL; translated from the coding sequence GTGACGGATGCGGTGGTCCGCGACCTCCAGACGCTCCTCGACGTCGGGGCGATGGGGGACCTGCCGGACGGGCAGTTGCTGGGTCGCTTCGTGGAGCGGCGCGAAGGTGCCGTCTTCGAGGTCATCATCCGTCGCCACGGCCCGATGGTCTGGGGCGTTTGCCGGCGGATGTTGCGAGACCACCATGACGCGGAAGACGCGTTCCAGGCGACCTTCCTGGTGCTCGCCCGCAGGTCGGCCTCGATCCTCCCGAGGGAGAAGCTCGGCAACTGGCTCTACGGCGTGGCCTACCGGACCGCCAGGAAGGCCAGGCTGTAG